Proteins encoded together in one Pantoea sp. CCBC3-3-1 window:
- a CDS encoding MFS transporter: MPITPPQDGLPIPQRYGAILAIALGITVAVLDGAIANVALPTIARELHASPAESIWIVNAYQLAIIVSLLSLSFLGDILGYRRIYQAGLVLFTCTSLFCALSGSLEILTFARVLQGFGGAALMSVNTALIRIIYPQRYLGRGMGINSLIVAVSTAAGPTVAAAILSVASWKWLFLINVPVCLAALYLALRFLPDNQQKAQEQRFDVPSAIMNALTFGLMISALSGFAQGQSGKLILAEVVALVIVGVVFIRRQLRLPFPLFPVDLLRIPVFSLSLGTSVCSFCAQMLAMVSLPFFLQTVLHRSEVATGLLLTPWPLATMVMAPIAGRLIERFHAGLLGAVGLTVFALGLFALALLPATPGDGDIIWRMILCGAGFGLFQSPNNHTIITSAPRHRSGGASGMLGTARLLGQTSGAALVALMFNLFDARGTHASLLLAGCFSTVAAIVSAVRMTQPRA; this comes from the coding sequence ATGCCGATAACACCTCCACAAGACGGTTTGCCCATTCCACAGCGTTATGGCGCAATTCTCGCGATTGCGCTTGGCATCACTGTTGCTGTACTTGACGGTGCCATCGCCAACGTTGCTTTGCCTACGATTGCCCGTGAACTGCATGCCAGCCCGGCAGAATCAATCTGGATCGTCAATGCTTATCAGCTGGCGATTATCGTTTCCCTGCTTTCGTTATCTTTTTTGGGGGATATCCTCGGCTACCGACGTATCTATCAGGCCGGCCTGGTGTTATTTACCTGTACCTCACTGTTCTGCGCCCTTTCCGGCTCGCTAGAGATACTGACTTTTGCCCGCGTGCTACAGGGTTTTGGCGGCGCAGCTTTGATGAGCGTTAATACAGCACTGATCAGAATTATCTACCCGCAGCGCTATCTGGGCCGGGGCATGGGGATTAACTCGCTGATTGTTGCGGTATCAACCGCAGCCGGCCCGACCGTGGCAGCGGCGATCCTTTCTGTTGCATCGTGGAAATGGCTGTTTTTGATCAATGTGCCGGTTTGCCTGGCGGCGCTTTACCTTGCGCTGCGTTTTTTACCGGATAATCAGCAGAAAGCGCAGGAGCAGCGGTTCGACGTGCCCAGCGCCATAATGAACGCGCTAACCTTCGGTCTGATGATTTCGGCGCTTAGCGGTTTCGCTCAGGGTCAGAGCGGCAAGCTGATTCTGGCAGAAGTTGTCGCGCTGGTTATCGTTGGCGTCGTGTTTATCCGCCGCCAGCTGCGTTTACCTTTTCCGCTTTTCCCGGTGGATTTACTGCGCATCCCTGTCTTTTCACTGTCACTGGGCACATCGGTCTGTTCATTCTGCGCACAGATGCTGGCAATGGTTTCACTGCCCTTTTTCCTGCAAACCGTTCTGCATCGCAGCGAAGTGGCAACCGGACTGTTATTAACGCCGTGGCCGCTTGCCACCATGGTGATGGCGCCGATTGCCGGACGATTGATTGAGCGCTTTCATGCCGGGCTGCTAGGTGCGGTTGGACTGACTGTTTTTGCCCTCGGACTGTTTGCCCTGGCGCTGCTGCCTGCCACACCCGGTGATGGTGATATAATCTGGCGAATGATCCTGTGCGGTGCAGGCTTTGGCCTGTTTCAGTCGCCCAATAACCATACGATTATCACTTCCGCACCCCGCCATCGTAGCGGCGGAGCCAGCGGGATGTTAGGAACCGCGCGCCTGCTGGGGCAAACCAGCGGTGCGGCGCTGGTCGCGTTGATGTTTAATCTGTTTGATGCGCGTGGTACTCACGCTTCCCTGCTGCTCGCGGGCTGTTTCTCGACGGTGGCCGCAATCGTGAGTGCAGTTCGTATGACTCAGCCGCGCGCCTGA
- the htpX gene encoding protease HtpX, protein MMRIALFLLTNLGVMLVFGLILSLTGIQSSSVQGLMIMAGLFGFGGAFVSLLMSKWMALRSVGGEVIEQPRNETERWLMQTIAQQSQQAGIAMPQVAIYHAPDINAFATGARRDASLVAVSTGLLQNMSRDEAEAVLAHEISHIANGDMVTMTLIQGIVNTFVIFISRILAQIAAGFLSGDREEGESNNGNPMVYFVVSMVLELVFGIVASIITMWFSRHREFHADAGSARLVGREKMIAALQRLKTSYEPQEASTMMAFCINGKSKSLSELFMSHPPLDKRIEALRSGQYLK, encoded by the coding sequence ATGATGCGTATTGCGCTTTTCCTGTTGACCAACCTGGGAGTGATGTTGGTTTTTGGGCTGATCCTCAGTCTGACAGGGATCCAGTCAAGCAGCGTTCAGGGTCTGATGATTATGGCAGGCCTGTTTGGCTTCGGCGGTGCGTTTGTTTCACTGCTGATGTCCAAATGGATGGCGTTGCGTTCCGTTGGCGGTGAAGTCATTGAACAGCCGCGTAACGAAACAGAACGCTGGCTGATGCAGACCATTGCGCAACAGTCTCAGCAGGCAGGCATCGCGATGCCGCAGGTGGCGATTTATCACGCCCCGGATATCAATGCCTTTGCCACCGGTGCCCGTCGCGATGCTTCGCTGGTGGCGGTCTCTACGGGACTGTTACAGAACATGAGCCGCGACGAGGCGGAAGCCGTGCTGGCGCATGAAATCAGCCATATCGCGAATGGTGATATGGTGACGATGACGCTGATTCAGGGGATCGTGAACACCTTTGTTATCTTTATTTCCCGCATTCTTGCGCAGATCGCCGCAGGCTTTCTGTCAGGCGATCGTGAGGAAGGGGAAAGCAACAACGGTAATCCGATGGTCTATTTTGTCGTGTCGATGGTGCTGGAGCTGGTCTTCGGTATTGTGGCCAGCATCATTACCATGTGGTTCTCACGTCACCGTGAGTTCCACGCGGATGCCGGATCGGCCAGACTGGTCGGGCGTGAGAAGATGATTGCCGCGCTGCAGCGTCTGAAAACCAGCTACGAGCCGCAGGAAGCCAGCACCATGATGGCCTTCTGCATCAACGGTAAATCGAAATCGTTGAGCGAACTGTTTATGTCGCATCCGCCGCTGGATAAGCGCATTGAAGCACTGCGCAGCGGACAGTATCTGAAATAA
- the prc gene encoding carboxy terminal-processing peptidase, whose translation MNNFFKTTVIAGLLFAGNVFAADTITRADQIPQLHQEPQHATVSERVSSRFTRSHYRQFDLDKDFSAKIFARYLNLLDYSHNVMLASDVEQYAQKKTTLGDELKSGQLDVFYDLYNLAQKRRFERYHYALSVLNKPMNFSGNESIDIDRSKAPWPKTTAELDKLWDAKVKYDELSLKLTGKEEKEIREVLTKRYQFAIRRLAQSNSEDVFQLAMTAFAREIDPHTSYLSPRNTDQFNTEMSLSLEGIGAVLQMDDDYTVINSMVAGGPAAKSKNITVGDRIVGVGQPGKPVVDVIGWRLDDVVAQIKGPKGSKVRLEILPAGKGTKTRIVSLTREKIRLEDRAVKMTVHNVGKQKVGVLDIPGFYVGLTDDVKVQLQKLQKQNVDSVVIDLRTNGGGALTEAVSLSGLFIPSGPVVQVRDNNGKVREDSDTDGIVYYKGPLVVLVDRFSASASEIFAAAMQDYGRALIVGEPTFGKGTVQQYRSLNRIYDQMLRPEWPALGSITYTIQKFYRVNGGSTQRKGVTPDLLMPTGVEAVETGEKFEDNALPWDSINAASYTKTGDLKPLEPQLLKQHQDRIAKDIEFQYILKDIARFNAMKDKRNIISLNLAEREKENREDDALRLERINARFQREGKKPLAKLEDLPKDYKEPDPYLDETVDIANDLAQLEKTQASAN comes from the coding sequence ATGAACAACTTTTTTAAAACCACCGTTATCGCCGGACTGCTGTTTGCCGGGAACGTTTTCGCTGCCGATACCATTACGCGTGCCGATCAGATCCCCCAGCTTCATCAGGAACCGCAGCATGCGACGGTAAGCGAGCGTGTTAGTTCGCGCTTCACCCGTTCGCATTATCGCCAGTTTGATTTAGATAAAGATTTCTCCGCGAAGATTTTCGCGCGCTATCTCAATCTGCTGGACTACAGCCACAATGTCATGCTGGCTTCAGACGTTGAGCAGTATGCTCAGAAAAAAACCACGTTAGGCGACGAGTTAAAATCGGGCCAGCTGGACGTGTTTTATGATTTATATAACCTGGCACAAAAACGCCGCTTCGAGCGCTATCACTACGCGCTGTCGGTGCTGAACAAGCCAATGAATTTCTCCGGGAACGAGTCGATCGATATCGACCGCAGTAAGGCTCCGTGGCCAAAAACCACCGCCGAACTGGATAAGCTGTGGGATGCCAAAGTCAAATATGACGAACTGAGCCTCAAGCTTACCGGTAAAGAAGAAAAAGAGATCCGCGAGGTTCTGACCAAGCGTTATCAGTTCGCCATCCGCCGTCTGGCGCAAAGCAACAGCGAAGACGTTTTCCAGCTGGCCATGACCGCCTTTGCTCGTGAAATCGATCCGCACACCAGCTATCTTTCTCCGCGCAACACCGACCAGTTCAATACGGAAATGAGCCTCTCTCTGGAAGGGATCGGCGCGGTATTGCAGATGGATGATGATTATACCGTGATCAATTCCATGGTAGCCGGTGGTCCGGCGGCGAAAAGCAAAAACATCACCGTTGGCGATCGTATCGTCGGTGTGGGTCAGCCGGGCAAACCCGTTGTTGACGTCATCGGCTGGCGTCTTGACGATGTTGTTGCACAGATTAAAGGGCCGAAAGGCAGCAAAGTCAGACTGGAAATTCTGCCAGCAGGCAAGGGAACGAAAACCCGTATTGTCAGCCTGACGCGTGAAAAAATTCGCCTGGAAGACCGTGCGGTAAAAATGACCGTGCACAATGTTGGCAAACAAAAAGTTGGCGTGCTCGACATTCCTGGTTTCTACGTTGGTCTGACTGACGACGTAAAAGTGCAGCTACAGAAACTGCAAAAACAGAACGTCGACAGCGTGGTGATCGATCTGCGCACCAACGGGGGCGGCGCACTAACCGAAGCCGTTTCGCTATCCGGCCTGTTTATTCCGTCTGGCCCGGTGGTGCAGGTGCGTGATAATAACGGCAAAGTGCGCGAAGACAGCGATACGGACGGCATTGTTTACTACAAAGGTCCGCTGGTGGTGTTAGTTGACCGCTTCAGCGCATCGGCATCGGAAATTTTTGCCGCGGCGATGCAGGATTACGGACGCGCACTGATTGTGGGCGAGCCAACCTTTGGTAAAGGCACCGTGCAGCAGTACCGTTCCCTGAACCGCATCTACGATCAGATGCTGCGTCCGGAATGGCCTGCATTAGGATCCATTACTTACACCATCCAGAAGTTCTATCGCGTCAACGGCGGCAGTACTCAGCGTAAAGGCGTGACGCCCGATCTGCTGATGCCAACCGGCGTGGAAGCGGTAGAAACCGGTGAGAAGTTTGAGGATAACGCACTGCCGTGGGACAGCATCAACGCTGCTTCCTACACGAAAACCGGCGATCTGAAACCGTTAGAGCCGCAGCTGCTGAAGCAGCATCAGGATCGTATTGCGAAAGATATTGAGTTCCAGTACATCCTGAAAGACATTGCCCGCTTTAACGCGATGAAAGATAAGCGCAATATCATTTCCCTCAATCTGGCAGAGCGCGAGAAAGAGAACCGTGAAGATGATGCGCTGCGCCTGGAGCGTATTAACGCGCGTTTCCAGCGTGAAGGCAAAAAACCACTGGCGAAGCTTGAAGATCTGCCAAAGGATTACAAAGAGCCGGATCCTTACCTGGACGAAACGGTGGATATTGCCAACGACTTAGCCCAGCTTGAAAAAACGCAGGCCTCGGCAAACTAA
- the proQ gene encoding RNA chaperone ProQ yields MENQPKLNSSKEVIAFLAERFPQCFSAEGEARPLKIGIFQDLVERVQGEMSLSKTQLRSALRLYTSSWRYLYGIKAGAIRVDLDGNACGVLDEQHVEHARKQLEEAKARVQAQREQQQAKKREAGTDTAPRRPRKPVRKASAEGEQSKPARSKPQRNAGSAPAKERQPQPTKPVTDTAALQVGQNIKVTAGKGAMDATILEITKDGVRVQLASGLAMIVRAEHLQF; encoded by the coding sequence ATGGAAAATCAACCCAAGTTGAATAGCAGCAAAGAAGTTATCGCCTTTCTGGCGGAGCGTTTCCCACAATGCTTCAGTGCCGAAGGCGAAGCACGACCGCTTAAAATCGGAATCTTTCAGGATTTAGTCGAACGTGTGCAGGGTGAAATGAGCCTGAGTAAAACTCAGCTTCGTTCCGCACTGCGCCTGTATACTTCTAGCTGGCGCTATTTGTATGGCATCAAAGCGGGTGCCATCCGCGTTGACCTGGATGGCAACGCCTGCGGTGTTCTCGACGAGCAGCATGTCGAACATGCTCGTAAGCAGCTCGAAGAGGCGAAAGCGCGTGTTCAGGCACAGCGCGAACAGCAGCAGGCGAAAAAACGCGAAGCGGGTACCGATACTGCCCCTCGTCGTCCTCGTAAGCCGGTGCGTAAAGCATCTGCTGAAGGCGAACAGTCTAAACCGGCTCGCAGTAAACCACAGCGTAATGCTGGCAGCGCTCCTGCTAAAGAGCGTCAGCCACAACCTACCAAACCCGTTACCGATACCGCAGCATTGCAAGTGGGTCAGAATATCAAAGTCACCGCGGGCAAAGGTGCGATGGATGCAACCATTCTTGAGATCACCAAAGATGGCGTCCGGGTACAGTTGGCTTCCGGCCTGGCAATGATAGTACGCGCAGAACACTTGCAGTTCTGA
- a CDS encoding GAF domain-containing protein, with protein MTKTEFYSDLNRDLRALLAGETSFLAAMGNCSALLYERLEGVNWAGFYLLTEENTLVLGPFQGKIACVRIPVGKGVCGTAVAESAIQRVDDVHAFPGHIACDAASNAEIVLPLVVNGQTIGVLDIDSVTYNRFDSEDEAGLAILVEGLSEVLAGSDVEKFIHMKRS; from the coding sequence ATGACTAAGACAGAATTTTACTCGGACCTCAACCGTGATTTACGCGCACTTCTCGCTGGCGAAACGAGCTTCCTTGCTGCCATGGGTAACTGTAGCGCATTATTGTACGAACGTCTGGAAGGCGTGAACTGGGCGGGTTTTTATCTGTTAACCGAAGAAAATACGCTGGTCCTGGGGCCGTTTCAGGGCAAAATCGCCTGCGTCCGAATCCCGGTAGGTAAAGGCGTGTGCGGTACAGCGGTAGCCGAAAGCGCTATTCAGCGCGTTGATGACGTCCATGCTTTTCCTGGCCATATCGCCTGCGATGCCGCCAGTAATGCTGAAATTGTTCTGCCGCTGGTGGTTAACGGCCAGACAATTGGCGTGCTGGACATCGACAGCGTGACCTATAATCGCTTCGACAGTGAAGACGAAGCTGGTCTGGCAATCCTTGTTGAAGGGCTGAGCGAAGTGCTTGCTGGCTCTGACGTGGAAAAATTTATTCACATGAAACGCAGCTAA
- the yebS gene encoding membrane integrity lipid transport subunit YebS, whose translation MKIHVISHALPQARYQRCPQCDTLFSLPDVKSNQSAHCPRCNARILNGRDWSMTRLTAMAVTMLLLMPFAFSEPLLTVRLLGTNIRASLMEGIVQMAQQGNVITASMVAFCTIAAPATLVGSIAYLFFGNKLGMNLRPVLLMLDRLKEWVMLDIYLVGIAVASIKVQDYADITPGPGLVAFISLAVLSLVTLIHMNIEQLWHRFYPQPQPHVAPERLRVCLNCHHTGLPDERERCPRCHTPLYFRRNFSLQKSWAALISSIVLLIPANLLPISVIYLNGARQEDTILSGILSLASGNVPVAIVVFIASILVPFTKVIVLITLLCSIHFKCEQGLKTRVRLLRVVTWVGRWSMLDLFVISLTMSLVNRDQLLAFTMGPAAFYFGSAVILTILAVEWLDSRLLWDAHATGNADYTD comes from the coding sequence ATGAAAATACACGTTATCAGCCATGCTCTGCCTCAGGCACGTTATCAGCGTTGTCCGCAATGCGATACCCTTTTTTCCTTACCAGATGTTAAATCTAACCAGTCTGCGCACTGCCCGCGCTGCAATGCCCGTATTCTGAACGGGCGGGACTGGTCGATGACCAGACTGACCGCGATGGCGGTCACTATGCTGCTGCTGATGCCGTTTGCCTTCAGTGAACCGCTGCTGACCGTCCGCCTGCTCGGCACCAACATTCGCGCCAGCCTGATGGAAGGCATAGTGCAAATGGCGCAACAGGGCAACGTGATTACCGCGTCGATGGTGGCATTCTGTACCATCGCTGCCCCTGCAACGCTGGTCGGCTCAATTGCTTACCTGTTTTTTGGCAATAAGCTTGGCATGAATTTACGGCCGGTATTATTAATGCTCGATCGGCTGAAAGAGTGGGTAATGCTGGATATTTATCTGGTCGGTATTGCCGTAGCATCGATTAAAGTCCAGGACTATGCCGACATTACGCCCGGCCCCGGGCTGGTGGCATTTATCTCGCTGGCGGTATTAAGCCTCGTCACGCTAATCCATATGAACATTGAACAGCTGTGGCACCGGTTTTATCCGCAGCCGCAGCCGCATGTCGCACCAGAACGTTTGCGCGTTTGCCTGAACTGCCATCACACCGGCTTGCCGGACGAGCGGGAACGCTGCCCACGCTGCCATACGCCGCTCTACTTTCGGCGCAATTTCAGCCTGCAAAAGTCATGGGCTGCACTGATTTCGTCAATCGTGCTGCTTATTCCCGCTAACCTGTTGCCAATATCTGTTATTTATCTGAACGGCGCTCGTCAGGAAGATACCATTCTTTCCGGCATCCTTTCGCTGGCTTCAGGAAACGTTCCGGTAGCGATAGTGGTATTTATCGCCAGTATTCTGGTGCCTTTTACCAAGGTTATCGTGCTGATCACGCTGCTTTGCAGCATTCATTTTAAATGCGAACAGGGCCTGAAAACTCGCGTCCGCCTGCTGCGGGTCGTTACCTGGGTAGGCCGCTGGTCTATGCTGGATCTGTTTGTTATTTCACTCACCATGTCGCTGGTCAATCGCGATCAGCTTCTGGCTTTTACCATGGGACCGGCTGCCTTCTATTTTGGCTCAGCGGTCATACTCACTATCCTTGCCGTTGAGTGGCTGGATAGCCGTTTACTTTGGGATGCTCATGCAACAGGAAACGCCGACTACACCGACTAA